The proteins below come from a single Scatophagus argus isolate fScaArg1 chromosome 15, fScaArg1.pri, whole genome shotgun sequence genomic window:
- the gsc gene encoding homeobox protein goosecoid — translation MPAGMFSIDSILSGRPSCKEPLLLHRSGPVVLSAGLTDSIYTDYNGLYTSTCGPSPPGIQSVNGTRIGYNGYYYGQLHVQGAGGGPPCCSSVPGLSQQQCPCIPAGYDSPGSVLISPVPHQMMSYMNMGSLSRTELQLLNQLHCRRKRRHRTIFTDEQLEALEGLFQETKYPDVGTREQLARKVHLREEKVEVWFKNRRAKWRRQKRSSSEESENSQKWNKSTKTSAEKTEESKSDADSDS, via the exons ATGCCCGCCGGAATGTTCAGCATAGACAGCATCTTGTCCGGCCGGCCGAGCTGCAAGGagccgctgctgctgcaccgGAGCGGCCCGGTGGTGCTTTCCGCCGGCCTGACGGACTCAATCTACACCGACTACAACGGACTGTACACGTCCACTTGTGGGCCTTCTCCCCCCGGGATTCAGTCTGTGAACGGGACCAGGATAGGATATAACGGCTACTACTACGGACAGTTGCACGTCCAGGGCGCCGGAGGAGGTCCGCcgtgctgcagctctgtgcccggcctcagccagcagcagtgcCCCTGCATCCCTGCAG GCTACGACAGCCCGGGCTCGGTTCTCATCTCTCCGGTCCCGCACCAGATGATGTCCTACATGAACATGGGCAGCCTGTCGCGGACCGAGCTGCAGCTCCTCAACCAGCTGCACTGCCGCAGGAAGCGGAGGCACCGCACCATCTTCACCGACGAACAGCTGGAGGCTCTGGAGGGCCTCTTCCAAGAGACCAAGTACCCGGACGTCGGCACCCGGGAGCAGCTGGCCCGCAAGGTCCACCTCCGGGAGGAGAAGGTCGAG GTTTGGTTCAAAAACAGACGCGCGAAGTGGAGGAGGCAGAAAAGGTCCTCATCAGAGGAATCAGAGAACTCTCAGAAATGGAACAAATCGACCAAAACGTCTGCGGAGAAAACCGAGGAGAGCAAAAGTGACGCGGACTCGGACAGCTGA